Proteins encoded together in one Benincasa hispida cultivar B227 chromosome 1, ASM972705v1, whole genome shotgun sequence window:
- the LOC120070235 gene encoding 60S ribosomal protein L13-3, which yields MKHNNVIPSGHFRKHWQNYVRTWFNQPARKTRRRNARQEKAVKNFPRPTAGPLRPIVHGQTLKYNMKVRAGRGFSLEELKAAGIPKKLARTIGIAVDHRRRNRSLESLQANVQRLKTYKAKVVVFPRRARKFKAGDSTPEELANATQVQGQYLPIGREKASVELVKVTEDMKSFKAYDKLRVERMNARHVGARLKKAAEAEKEDKK from the exons ATGAAGCACAACAATGTTATCCCTAGCGGTCACTTCAGGAAGCACTGGCAGAACTATGTCAGGACCTGGTTCAACCAACCTGCCCGGAAAACTCGAAGAAGAAATG CTCGTCAGGAGAAAGCTGTTAAGAACTTTCCCCGCCCAACTGCTGGACCACTCCGTCCCATTGTTCATGGGCAGACATTGAAGTACAACATGAAAGTGAGGGCTGGTAGGGGCTTTTCTCTTGAGGAGTTGAAG GCTGCAGGTATTCCCAAGAAACTAGCACGGACAATTGGAATAGCAGTTGACCATCGCCGCAGGAATCGCTCTCTTGAAAGTCTACAAGCTAATGTGCAAAGGCTGAAGACATACAAGGCCAAGGTGGTCGTCTTCCCAAGACGTGCTCGCAAATTTAAG GCTGGTGACTCTACCCCGGAGGAGCTCGCAAATGCCACCCAAGTCCAAGGACAATACCTACCTATTGGGCGTGAGAAGGCATCAGTTGAGCTTGTGAAGGTCACCGAGGACATGAAATCGTTTAAGGCATATGACAAGCTACGTGTTGAGAGGATGAATGCACGACATGTCGGAGCTAGATTGAAGAAGGCTGCAGAGGCCGAGAAGGAAGATAAGAAGTAG